Genomic DNA from Carettochelys insculpta isolate YL-2023 chromosome 15, ASM3395843v1, whole genome shotgun sequence:
cactctggtTTAGAAAGAGAAGCCGTTGAACTCGctttcgtattcaaattcgacacattaacacatggtttgaaccgggatacaaattttctgggacattatagaggctcttttgcatacttggcttaatctaattcttgactccctcccccgcccctctgctctctgatttgctcaccttgacatttttttctgatttgtcaactttgattactgtttttggttctctgtgccttaaatattgagtctgttctggtctggctacggtctgaagaagagggtctgtcccacaaaagctcacctaataagttattttgttagtctttaaagtgctacttgactgcttttttggtttgaaggtctattcagtcggggtggaaatggcccattacagctacgtctacacgtgcacccaacttcgaaatagcttatttcgatgttgcgacatcgaaataggctatttcgatgaataatgtctacacgtcctccagggctggcaacgtcgatgttcaacttcgacattgctcagcccaacatcgaaataggcacagcgagggaacgtctacacggcaaagcagcacacatcgaaataagggagccaggcacagctgcagacagggtcacggggcggactcaacagcaagtcgctcccttaaagggcccctcccagacacactttcattaaacagtgcaagatacacagagccaacaactagttgcagaccctgtatatgcagcacggacccccagctgcagcagcagcagccagaagccctgggctaagggctgctgcccacggtgaccacagagccccgcaagggctggagagagagtatctctcaaccccccagctgatggccgccatggaggaccccgctatttcgatgttgcgggacgtggatcgtctacacgtccctacttcgatgttgaacgtcgaagtagggcgctattcccatccgctcatggggttagcgacttcgacgtctcgccgcctaacgtcgatttcaacttcgaaatagcgcccaacacgtgtagacgtgacaggcgctatttcgaagttactgccgctacttcgaagtagcgtgcacgtgtagacgcagctaccagtagtatacatcaagagaggactaaaaacaagtcaaatcagtcaggggggatgtggcccactgtcagattccaatgtggaggtgtgaacttccagcacagagaaactgtttttgtaagtgGCCAGCCGCTCCCCATCTctctttaatccttggttgagggattcaatttgcaaatgaattgcagctcagcttTATCTCTCCATTTTACTTTTGAAATTTGtctgttgtaggactgctacttttaaatctgttaccgagtgtccagggagattgaagtgttctcctgcaggtttgtgtatgttgctgttcctgatgtctgatttatgtccacttaCTCTTTTACAgacagactgtccagtctggccagtgtaaattgcagtggggcattgctggcacacgaaggcgtatattatattaggagatgtgcaagtaaaggagcaGTTGCTGTGAGAGGGGAGAGGTGGCGTGCTGGCAGTGAGGAGTTGGCGGGGGGCTTTCCCTGCCACTGGGCACTCTGTCATTAATCCTGAGCTGGCCCAGGCCGGTTGCTGCCATGTGTGGCCCACAAAAGGGGTGGCACATCAGCTACCTACCCGACAGGGCTGCTGGAAGGGAGCATGCAGCATCATTAACATGCACCACGCAGGCAGACATGGGGATCTGCTacatcctggctctgcccctcttaTCCCCATCAGCACATGAGAACCGGCCTGGCCGAGTCCCTCCCAGGTGTGCATCTCCAGAGCCAAAACATGCTTCAAACACATATTGTGACAGCACCCAGACCTATTTATTTCACTGCACTTCTTGCCTCTGGCAAGCCCCTTCCCAAGACACCCATCTGACTGCTGGGCATGTCCAAGCCTTCGGGGATCATGATAAAACCACAGTGGTCGAATACCAGTGAGTCTTTGGCCAGTCCTCAGCTCCAAGCATCACCGTCCTCCAGCAGAGCCCACGGCCTCCGGCAACTGTCcggccagggctggccagtttCACAGGTAGGTGATCTCGATGACGTTAGGCTCCAGGTTCCCGCAGGGCAGCTGGTGCTTGCAGGAGCACTGGCTGCTCAGCACAGCAGTGTCTTTACTGCCCAGTTCTCCCTGAGCAGTCAGCGTGTGACCTTTCCTTTTGGAGTCCAGCTTCTTCCAGTCCATCAGGCGCACCCcgttctccagctcctgcggcATGGGGTCGTGGTACAAGGTGACCTGCAGTACGCGCAGCTGAGGGCCATAGCGCACCAGCACAATGATGACCACAGCCAGGAGGACGAAAATGACCACAATGACTGTGATCATGGGAAGGGCATCGGCCTTCTTTGGCACACCCTGGGCCATGGAGCCTGGAGTGAATCCAGCCAAGTCCAGAGGTTCGTGACGGCTGCTCGGGGTGGAGAGATTCATGGCAGAAGGAAGGCCGCTCATCTGTGGAGAAGGAAAGCAGATGGAACGTGCACAACATGGCATTCGAACTGTTTTCCTCTGTGACTGCCCAGGTATCACCCGGCCAAGCAGGaaccctcctgcagctccagggcctggcTCGGTTTGGAGGCAAACCTGGGAACTTTGGAAAGCTGCAGCTGGTCCGTGCCAGCATGTCAGGGGGTGTTCTGGGCATGGGAAATCAGAAGCCTGTTGATGGTGGTGAACCTTGGAACAGTCTGATCACCACTGATGTCACCATTTAGTCATCGGGGCAGTGACCTGCAGGTCCGGGGTCAAGGTCATTTCACACAACTGTAATTCTATACAATTGCAGTGTGACGGGGCCTCTCGTCGGACTCTGAACTGTTGCGTGACACCCAACCCACACCTTCCTGGTCCCTCCGCAGCCATACCAGGTCGGACCAAAATAGCTCAGTgtccagtcttctgacagtggccaatgccaggcgccacagaggaatgaacagaacaggcaatcagtaagggatccatcccctgttgctcattcccagcttttggccAACAGGAGCTAAGGACACCACCCTGGCCCGTCCTGGCTCATCCagttcttggccttcacagcgttctctggcaaggagttccacagattgactgcgAGTCATGTGAaggaaacttccttttgtttgttttagacctgctgcccattaacttGGGGAGCCCTCGTGCTTGTAAATAGCAGTTCTTTATCTACTTTCGCTACACCAggcgtgattttatagaccttatTATATGGTCCGTTAGTGGTCCCtttcccagtcttattaatcttttcTCATACCAAAACTTCTCCAGGcccctaactttttttttccttttctgaacctttgccaATTTCAATATCTTGTTTTTGGATGGGGCGACCAcacctgcatgcagtattcaagctaTGGTTGAACCACAGATTTATATAGAAACAATATAACGTTTTCTGtgttattatctatccctttcttaacaaCCCCCATCATTCCCTTTgcttttttaactgctgctgcaccctgaatagatgttttcagagaactctccacaatgacttcaagatctttcttgagtgccTAATTAGAGCCCTACATTGGATGTGTTtagctgggattatattttccaatgtgtattactttgcatttatgggCATTAAAGTTAATCTGACATTTTTGTTGTCCACTCACCCAGTTTTGAGACTTTGCCTGAGGCTTAACTATAGTTACGTTttagtagttttgtatcatctgcaaatttggccacctcactgtttaccccctttTCCAAATCACTTATGCATAGTTTCAATAGGACTTGTTCCACGGACcagggggacaccactatttgcTTCTTGACATTCTGAAAATGAATCGtctgtttcttatcttttaaccagttcccagtccACAAGAACActccttccctcttattccaggACAGCTTATTTTGCTTGAGAGGCTTTCTGACTATATCCACTGTATCCCCCTTAACCATGGTTGTTAACCCTCATTTAAGAATTCTAGTTGATTGGAGAGAcacaatttccctttacaaaaaccatgttgactctcgCCCAACTTATGTTCATCTAGGTATCTGACAAAAGtcttctttactatagtttcaaccagtttgcctggtactgagcTCAGCTGTACCATcctgtaattgtcaggatcacctctggagcccttttcaaatcttggcatcacattagctatcttccagtcatttggtacagaaattATTTAAATGATAAGTTACAGACTacagttagtaattctgcaatttcatatctgagGGTCTACAGAACTCTTGGTTGAATACcctctggtcccagtgacttattGCTGTTTATCAACTTGTTCCAAATCCACATTTAATGACACCTAAACATGGGACAgtgcctcagatttgtcacccaaaaACTAGCTCAGGTCTGGGAATCTCCTTCATTTTGTCAGctgtgaagaccaatgcaaaaatttgtttagtttctctgcaaCGGCCTTATCTTGAGTGCTCTTTCAGAATCTTGATCGTCCAGTGGCCCCACTTGTTTATAAGTGTTTCAGAAGCAGGAAATCTGGTAATATTTTGCTATTGCTTTCTGATTTTGACCTTCCTTCTTatattttatacttcatttgccagagtttaaGCTCCTTTCTATTCTCCTTATTAgcatttaacttccactttttcaaCAGAGCCTTTTGGCCTCTCATGGCTTCTTTTCCTTTGTGTTGCCCCTGTGGTActtatttggttttgttttgttttttaaatttggggtatTCATTTAAGTTgagtctttgaaaagtttccgtTCATCTTACAGAGATTTCACCTTTGGCCCTGTACCTTCTTGGGTAGCTGCCCTTTCTGACATTAAAGGGCGTTGGGCTGCAGGGGTCGATTTCCCACCCCAGGGATGTTATATTTCATTATATTATGGTAAGCAAGCGATCCAGCTATATCCACCTCTTAGACCAGAGCCTGTGCTCCATTTAGGACTAAAATCCAGAACTGCCTCTCTTCTTGAAGATTCCAGAAGCAGCTGCTCCAaggagcagtcatttaaggtgtcaagaaccTTTATCTCAGCGTCCCGTATTGGTGTGACATGTTCCCAGTCAAGTTGGGGATtgctgaaatcccccattattattgagtttCCTAGAGACTTTTGTGCTTTAaaggtagcctgttgtaaaaccaggcaaatagcTCAATGGGTTGATGCACCCCGGCAGACCTCTgtagctgagaaccactgctataagccctgctcctgcactgtTCAAATACCCAGGCAGGGCAGCTCTTGGCCAGTGCAGGCTTTTCACAGTGCACCAGGATCAGGGCACTGTTTGTGCCTGGCACCAAGTGTCACTGAGAAAATGTGTCAGAAATGAATGCGAGTCAGGAGGGCGTgcgctgagggtgggggggcgggagagaAGAGGAAGCTAAAAGAGTCCACGGCGCGAATACCTTAACTTCCCAGTCTCCAGGGGAGCCCAAGTCATCTCCGGGGAGAAGCCCTGTGCCTCAGGGGAGAAGCCCTGTGCCTCAGGGGAGAACTCGATAGTTATGGCTCCCAGCAGGTCAGATGAGGATTGAAAGTGCTTTATTGGAGTTGGACTCACCCAAGAAACTGCCACATCAttgtacacacacacccccattcaCCGGGGAAAGAGGAAATGCTCCTCACACATGCTGGTGCTGGCCTTGTGCCAGGCCACGTCACACTTGTGTACACAGGAGGCGGAGAGAGGCGCTCAGGGCAATGCTGCATTATGACTCAGTCACGCATGCATGTGTACGCACACCCCCCATACACGCCAACTCCTCCTCCCCATTTTTTTACCTTTCCTTAATAttattggcattttttttaagaaacaaagCACAAAACTAACCCAGTCTCTGTCTCTCTGAGCACCAGGAGCTGGTAATTCCGTGCAAGCAAACTCGACAGAGTCGCCTTTATAAAATACTCCCCACTAGGAGAGCTTATGGTCCGCAGGGCAGGTACAGGGCCAATCTCCTGCCCTGAATGGGTGGAGGTTCCCTCGGGTCGGTTTCCTTGAGTGGGAGTTCCCTCCAGTCAGTTTGGCAGTGCCTTGCTGTGGGAAGCCATTTGGAAGAGAAGGAAATGTCCTCCAATGTCACTGCCTGTTTTCAGCAGCGCCCGCAAGGGGCCTGGCTCAGGCCAAACACAaaggcaggtgcagctgctgccatgcAGCATgtatgctccagctgcaggctctTCCCGGGCTGGTTTAGCACCTGTCTGTATAGAAAGGGAGCAATCCTCGTGTTGGTCTTCAGGCAGGACTAGGGCCGTTATAACACAGTGGGGAAGAGGGTTGGGTCCATTCAGGGCTTATTTCGGGATTTCTGCAGGGAGAACACCCAAGTGCCCATACAGCACTGGGGGAAACAGGAGCTCAGAACGGTTTTATGCTAGAGGCAAGCACAGGCGCACCGGTGAAACCCACCCTGAGTGCGgtatttctccccctccccctcccgccccacctgCTCTGGAATCCAATCCCCACCCTGCACAATCACTGGATCCTGCCTGGCCCTCGCGGCCCCAGAGGGACGGGGCAGGACAGAGCCAGCATGATGCATTGTGCCATGCAGACTATTTGAACAATTCAcgggcaggctgctgggctcttggcatTACACAGCGTTAAAACGGCCTCTACCACACAGCCCTGTCCTGAGCTGTTTATACTCAAATCTCCTGTGCTATTTCACCCAGTATGATGGCTGTGCCTCTCTCTGTACTTCTCGGGAATGCCTACTGCGGTATCAGAGTGCCTCACAGCTTTGCTGTTAGCCCCAttgcacagatgggaaaaatgaggcacagacaCACGCACGAGTCGGGTAGTGCAGGGACGTGGGCCCAGGTCTGCCAAGTCCCATGTTAGCGCCCCAACTGCTAGCCTAATCTTTTGTCTT
This window encodes:
- the SMIM33 gene encoding small integral membrane protein 33; translation: MGVCVYNDVAVSWMSGLPSAMNLSTPSSRHEPLDLAGFTPGSMAQGVPKKADALPMITVIVVIFVLLAVVIIVLVRYGPQLRVLQVTLYHDPMPQELENGVRLMDWKKLDSKRKGHTLTAQGELGSKDTAVLSSQCSCKHQLPCGNLEPNVIEITYL